One genomic segment of Brassica napus cultivar Da-Ae chromosome A3, Da-Ae, whole genome shotgun sequence includes these proteins:
- the LOC106438144 gene encoding trichohyalin-like isoform X3 translates to MDDEKKKKRNKKKKNKQNNSKRADGDAIPTDDGNHNGDADIALINQVPDSIELEPSSQQIIINQADEPGVVDYTSPNSEAVLEETIKQLRDEIGSHLQKEAVFEETVRRLETENESHIQKEALLEERLEHLRTESEAHIQKQALLEERLEHLRTENESHIEKEAQLEKTVADLRTQNEAHIEKEGLLEERLEHLKTENEAHIEKEGLLEERLEHLKTENEAHIEKEGLLEERLEHLKTENEAHIQSEALLEERLLHLRTENEAYIQKEAQLEERLLHLRTENETLKQNEEKLEERLVQYKTKNDVLVHEMSSTEVKMRELLDERSTFSQKEASLEKKLQQLQHDEESSTAAAEKSSIEMISSLNNEIGTLRAQVMKLEESRSNLQEQNNSLVETVSSLQVQRENHDNNVKGASEDELNSQIEAACTLVEKLITENAELVEKVNELCIQLNQSQRAFASPPESLAIEVQKSDALEEIPIHDEMIRIDDSGDIETALLERNLSEETVPVSVNPNGEIDVESQVAVAGETEEVSGGVPLVDAPLIGAPFRLVSFVARYVSGADLAEKKQFL, encoded by the exons ATGgatgatgagaagaagaagaagagaaacaagaagaagaagaacaagcagAACAATAGCAAACGTGCAGACGGTGACGCTATACCTACCGATGATGGGAATCATAACGGAGACGCTGACATTGCTCTAATCAACCAAGTCCCTGATTCCATTGAGTTGGAACCATCTTCTCAACAGATCATCATCAAT CAGGCAGATGAACCTGGTGTTGTTGACTACACGTCTCCAAATAGCGAG GCGGTTCTGGAAGAAACAATCAAACAGTTACGTGATGAGATTGGGTCCCACCTTCAGAAAGAG GCTGTTTTTGAAGAAACTGTTAGACGCTTGGAAACTGAGAATGAATCTCACATACAGAAAGAG GCACTGTTGGAAGAAAGGCTTGAGCATTTAAGAACAGAAAGTGAAGCTCATATACAGAAGCAG GCACTGTTAGAAGAAAGGCTTGAGCATCTGAGAACAGAAAATGAATCTCACATAGAGAAAGAG GCACAGTTAGAAAAAACGGTTGCGGATTTGAGAACGCAAAATGAAGCTCACATAGAGAAAGAG GGACTGTTAGAAGAGAGGCTTGAGCATTTGAAAACAGAAAATGAAGCTCACATAGAGAAAGAG GGACTGTTAGAAGAGAGGCTTGAGCATTTGAAAACAGAAAATGAAGCTCACATAGAGAAAGAG GGACTGTTAGAAGAGAGGCTTGAGCATTTGAAAACAGAAAATGAAGCTCACATTCAAAGTGAG GCACTGTTAGAAGAAAGGCTCTTGCATTTGAGAACAGAGAATGAAGCTTACATACAAAAAGAG GCACAGTTAGAAGAAAGGCTCTTGCATTTGAGAACTGAGAATGAAACTCTCAAACAGAACGAG GAAAAGTTGGAGGAAAGACTTGTTCAGTATAAAACAAAGAACGACGTGCTTGTTCATGAAATG TCTAGTACAGAAGTCAAAATGAGAGAATTGCTTGACGAAAGATCTACCTTCTCTCAGAAAGAG GCAAGTCTAGAGAAAAAACTTCAGCAACTTCAACATGATGAAGAATCTTCGACTGCAGCTGCGGAG AAGTCATCCATAGAAATGATTTCGAGCCTGAACAATGAAATTGGAACACTGCGAGCACAG GTAATGAAGTTGGAAGAATCTAGGAGTAATCTTCAGGAGCAGAACAATAGTCTTGTGGAAACTGTGTCCAGTCTTCAAGTCCAGCGTGAAAACCATGACAATAACGTGAAG GGTGCTTCTGAGGACGAACTAAACTCACAGATTGAAGCAGCTTGTACTCTAGTTGAAAAGCTTATCACTGAAAATGCTGAACTTGTTGAGAAG GTGAACGAGTTGTGCATTCAGCTAAACCAATCGCAGCGTGCTTTTGCTTCACCACCTGAGAGCCTAGCAATTGAAGTACAGAAGTCTGATGCCTTAGAGGAAATACCCATTCACGACGAGATGATTAGAATTGACGACTCTGGAGACATTGAAACTGCACTGTTGGAGAGAAACTTATCAGAAGAAACAGTGCCGGTTTCTGTGAACCCGAATGGGGAAATAGATGTGGAATCACAGGTTGCAGTAGCTGGAGAAACAGAAGAAGTAAGTGGTGGTGTGCCTCTGGTGGACGCTCCACTGATCGGTGCGCCGTTCAGGCTCGTCTCGTTTGTAGCAAGATACGTGAGTGGTGCAGATTTGGCGGAAAAGAAACAGTTTTTGTAA
- the LOC106438144 gene encoding trichohyalin-like isoform X4: MDDEKKKKRNKKKKNKQNNSKRADGDAIPTDDGNHNGDADIALINQVPDSIELEPSSQQIIINQADEPGVVDYTSPNSEAVLEETIKQLRDEIGSHLQKEAVFEETVRRLETENESHIQKEALLEERLEHLRTESEAHIQKQALLEERLEHLRTENESHIEKEGLLEERLEHLKTENEAHIEKEGLLEERLEHLKTENEAHIEKEGLLEERLEHLKTENEAHIEKEGLLEERLEHLKTENEAHIQSEALLEERLLHLRTENEAYIQKEAQLEERLLHLRTENETLKQNEEKLEERLVQYKTKNDVLVHEMSSTEVKMRELLDERSTFSQKEASLEKKLQQLQHDEESSTAAAEKSSIEMISSLNNEIGTLRAQVMKLEESRSNLQEQNNSLVETVSSLQVQRENHDNNVKGASEDELNSQIEAACTLVEKLITENAELVEKVNELCIQLNQSQRAFASPPESLAIEVQKSDALEEIPIHDEMIRIDDSGDIETALLERNLSEETVPVSVNPNGEIDVESQVAVAGETEEVSGGVPLVDAPLIGAPFRLVSFVARYVSGADLAEKKQFL, encoded by the exons ATGgatgatgagaagaagaagaagagaaacaagaagaagaagaacaagcagAACAATAGCAAACGTGCAGACGGTGACGCTATACCTACCGATGATGGGAATCATAACGGAGACGCTGACATTGCTCTAATCAACCAAGTCCCTGATTCCATTGAGTTGGAACCATCTTCTCAACAGATCATCATCAAT CAGGCAGATGAACCTGGTGTTGTTGACTACACGTCTCCAAATAGCGAG GCGGTTCTGGAAGAAACAATCAAACAGTTACGTGATGAGATTGGGTCCCACCTTCAGAAAGAG GCTGTTTTTGAAGAAACTGTTAGACGCTTGGAAACTGAGAATGAATCTCACATACAGAAAGAG GCACTGTTGGAAGAAAGGCTTGAGCATTTAAGAACAGAAAGTGAAGCTCATATACAGAAGCAG GCACTGTTAGAAGAAAGGCTTGAGCATCTGAGAACAGAAAATGAATCTCACATAGAGAAAGAG GGACTTTTAGAAGAGAGGCTTGAGCATTTGAAAACAGAAAATGAAGCTCACATAGAGAAAGAG GGACTGTTAGAAGAGAGGCTTGAGCATTTGAAAACAGAAAATGAAGCTCACATAGAGAAAGAG GGACTGTTAGAAGAGAGGCTTGAGCATTTGAAAACAGAAAATGAAGCTCACATAGAGAAAGAG GGACTGTTAGAAGAGAGGCTTGAGCATTTGAAAACAGAAAATGAAGCTCACATTCAAAGTGAG GCACTGTTAGAAGAAAGGCTCTTGCATTTGAGAACAGAGAATGAAGCTTACATACAAAAAGAG GCACAGTTAGAAGAAAGGCTCTTGCATTTGAGAACTGAGAATGAAACTCTCAAACAGAACGAG GAAAAGTTGGAGGAAAGACTTGTTCAGTATAAAACAAAGAACGACGTGCTTGTTCATGAAATG TCTAGTACAGAAGTCAAAATGAGAGAATTGCTTGACGAAAGATCTACCTTCTCTCAGAAAGAG GCAAGTCTAGAGAAAAAACTTCAGCAACTTCAACATGATGAAGAATCTTCGACTGCAGCTGCGGAG AAGTCATCCATAGAAATGATTTCGAGCCTGAACAATGAAATTGGAACACTGCGAGCACAG GTAATGAAGTTGGAAGAATCTAGGAGTAATCTTCAGGAGCAGAACAATAGTCTTGTGGAAACTGTGTCCAGTCTTCAAGTCCAGCGTGAAAACCATGACAATAACGTGAAG GGTGCTTCTGAGGACGAACTAAACTCACAGATTGAAGCAGCTTGTACTCTAGTTGAAAAGCTTATCACTGAAAATGCTGAACTTGTTGAGAAG GTGAACGAGTTGTGCATTCAGCTAAACCAATCGCAGCGTGCTTTTGCTTCACCACCTGAGAGCCTAGCAATTGAAGTACAGAAGTCTGATGCCTTAGAGGAAATACCCATTCACGACGAGATGATTAGAATTGACGACTCTGGAGACATTGAAACTGCACTGTTGGAGAGAAACTTATCAGAAGAAACAGTGCCGGTTTCTGTGAACCCGAATGGGGAAATAGATGTGGAATCACAGGTTGCAGTAGCTGGAGAAACAGAAGAAGTAAGTGGTGGTGTGCCTCTGGTGGACGCTCCACTGATCGGTGCGCCGTTCAGGCTCGTCTCGTTTGTAGCAAGATACGTGAGTGGTGCAGATTTGGCGGAAAAGAAACAGTTTTTGTAA